The nucleotide sequence TGCCTTGCTCATTCATGGAGTTCGCAGCGTGGCGCGTGCCGCGCACGCCGACCGCCAACTCGCCGACCGGCTCGGTGTGGATCTGCACAACCCGTACTTCGACGGCACGGTTCTGGATGCGGTGACCTCGGCACCACCATGGATGCGATACTCCACCCGCCGGTACAAGCCGATGCTTGCCGATGCCACGGGCGATCTGTTGCCGCAGCAGCATCGTCGTCGATCCACCAAGGGCACGTTCGCCGGCGACTTCCATCGCGGTCTGCGACTCAACTTGCGGCGCGTCCTCGATCTGACCTCCGGGCACCTGGCCGACCTCGGTCTGATCGAACCCTCGCTCCTCGGTTCGGCGATCAGAAGAGCCGCCCTGGGGGTCGACGCCATGTGGGCCACCCTGATGCCGACTCTCGACGCAGCGATGTGGTTGGAGGCGATCCAGCGCCGGCCTGGAATCTCGTGGACCACCACACTCGGGTTGAAGTGATCTCGATGGATGAGCGAACAACGGTCACGGTCGTCCTCCCACATGCGCACGTCACGGTCGACTACCACACGGGGCACACCACGCTCGCGCCGCCGCACTCCGCCACGAACCCCGAGATGGCTGTTGTACGACATCCAGGCGCGGGTCCGTCGTGGGGAACCCAGGAGGCATCCGTCGTGCTCCTCGACCCCGCATGGTCGCCACCGCTGTGGCGCCTGGCAGCGCTGCCGGCCGTGCTGATGACGATGGGGGTCAAGGCGTTCGGCCGCCAGCACCGTCAGTTCTCCCGCATGGTGCGGCTGGCATGCATCGGTCGGCGGCTACCGCTCGCCACCGACCAGCAGGCAAGAAACGCCGTCCTTGCGGTGCGCTGGCTGGCTCCGGCCATTCCGGTCCGCTGGGCGTGCTTGGAGCAGTCGGCCGCGGCCGCACTCCTTCTCGCTCTCCTCGGCAGGCGCACGGAGTGGCGACATGGGGTCGCCGTCGATCCCGTACGGATGCATGCTTGGATAACGGATCGGGCCGGGCGCCCGATCGAGGAACCCGCCGGCATCTCGTCCTACGTCCAGACCTGGACGCCCGACGGTGCGGCGTCAGACGATCCCGGGATTGGACCGCCACTCGCATGAACAGCCCGCATGTCCTCCTGTCCGGCTCGCGGCTCGGGCTCGCACTGCCCCGTCGCGAACTGCTGCCCGAGTACCACCGCTGGGAGAACGACCCCCGGACGATCCTCGGCTACGGCAACCAGTTTCCGCAGTCGTGGGAGGTGCGCGACGCGGGGTGGGAACGCCAGCGTTCCAACCACCACTACCCCCAGTTCGAGGTCGTCCGGCTCGACGACCTGACCGCGGTCGGCATGACCACGCTGGACGTCAACCAGTACGTGCGCACGGCCGAGTTCACCGTGGTCCTGGCGCCTGAAGCACGCGGCCAGGGGTTCGCCGCCGAAGCGACCCGGCTGACGCTCGACTGGGCGTTCCATCTGGGCGCGCTGCGCATGGTGTGGCTGAAGGTCCTCGAGCCGAACCGAGCGGGCATCGCGGCCTACGAGCAAGCCGGCTTCCGCGCCGCCGGCCGGCTGCGGCGGGCCGGCTACTGGCTCGGCGCACCATGCGACGAGCTGATCATGGACGCCGTCGCTGAGGAGTTCGAGGGCGAGTCCTGGGTGACCACCGCCGTCGAGAGTCCAGTGCCGCCGTCAGCGTAGGCGCAGCGCGTCGAGCAGGGAGAGCAGGGCGGCGACGGTGTCGTCGAGGTCGTGGGGGTCGTCGGAGCGGGCGAGCCACAGGGCGGCCTCGTTCATCGCGCCGGAGAGCAGATGGGTGAGCGGCTCGACCGGCTGCGGCGCGATGACGCCGTCGTCGATGACGGGCTGGAGGGCGTCGCGCAGGTGCCGGCCGGACGAGGCGTCGTCGAGGGCGCGCCAGTCGTCCCAGCCGAGGACAGCGGGGCCGTCAATCAGCATGATGCGCTGGACGTCGGGGTCGGCGCCGGCCCGGAGGAACGCCTCGCAGCCGGCGGTGAGCTGGCCCCACGCGTCGGGTCGAGCCTCGGCCGCGGCGACGACCCGGTCGGCGACCTGGGCTTGGACCTGCTCGACGACCGCACGGAAGAGCGCGGCCTTGCTGGCGAAGTGGTGGTAGAACGCGCCCTTCGTGAGCCCGAGCGCGTCGACGATGCCGGCGAGGCTCACCGCGGCGTAGCCGTCGCCGGCGAACTGCCGGCGCCCCTCGGTGAGCAGGGCGTGGACCGTGGCCTGCCGCCGTTCGAGCTGGGTCGGGGACACCGCACCTCCCGTTGACATACCGACGGTATGCATTCTAGCCTGACGACTCACATACCAACGGTAGGTATCCAAATCAGCGAGGGAGCACCCCCATGACCATCACGGGCTACTACCCGGTCCTCGGCAGCACCGACGTCGCCGCCGCGCGCGACTTCTACGTCGAGCACTTCGGCTTCACGCTCACGTTCGAGGCCGACTGGTACGTCAGCCTGCGCCACCCCAGTGCCGAGCACATCGAGCTGGCGCTCGTCGACCACCGCCACCCGACCATCCCCGACGGGTTCCGGCAGCCGGCCCGCGGGCTGCTGCTCAACGTCGAGGTCCCCGACGTCGACGCGTGGCACGAGCGCCTGGTGGCCGCCGGCCTTCGGGTCGCATTGGACCTTCGCAACGAGGCGTTCGGCCAGCGACACTTCATTGTCGAGGCGCCTGACGGCGTGCTGGTGGACGTCATCACGCCGATCGAACCGACGAGCGAATACGCAGGTCAATATGTCTCTTGACAATATGGTCGGGATTGACCGACCATACGGGAATGGCCGACCAGTCCGCCACTCCAGACTATGAGCTGGCCGAGCAGCTCGAGCTCACCGAGCCGGCGCAGTACCGGGCGTTGTTCGACGCGACCCGAATGAAGATCGTGCACCTGCTCCTCGAGCGCGCCGCCACGACGTCGGAACTGGCGGTCGCGCTCGACAAGCCGAAGGGGACGGTCGGGCACCACCTGAAGGTGCTGGAGTACGCCGGGCTGGTGCACGTCGTGCGCACCAAGCAGGTCCGCGCCATCGAGGCCCGCTACTACGGCCGCACGGCGCGCGTGTTCCTGTACCACGACTGGGATCGCAGCTCGTTCGACGGCATCGGGCTGGAGCCGAAGGGGCTGCTCGCGGAGGCGACGGCGGAGATCACGCAGATCCCCGAGGCCTACCAGGACCTCCCCATGCTGACGAACTCGCGATACGCCCGCATCCCGGCCGAGCGGGCGGAGGAATGGCGGCAGCGGCTGATCGAGTTGCTCGACGAGTTCGTCCGCCAGCCACGTGGCGGCGAGGTGACGTACGGCCTGCTGGTCGGCATCTACCCGACCGGCCGCGGGCACCTGCCCGACCCCGGCGACGACGAGAAGGACGTCGCCGAGTGACCACGACCACGGACGAGAAGTCCACCGGGCTGGGCCGCAACTACTGGAAGCTCTGGAGCGCGTCGGTCGTCTCGAACCTCGGCGACGGCCTGTCGGCGGTGGCGATCCCGTGGCTGGCCACCGCCGTCACCCGCGACCCGCTGCAGATCGCGCTCGTCACGCTGTCCACCTACCTGCCTTGGCTGCTGTTCTCGCTGCCGGCCGGGGTCATCAGCGATCGCCTCGACCGCCGCAAGCTGGTCGCCGTCATGGACGTGGCGCGGTTCGCCGTCATGGGCGCGTTCGCGTTCGTCGTGCTGGCGTGGCAGTCCGACCTGTCGACACCGGACCAGATCGCCGACGGCACGGCGCAACCACCCGGCAACGCCGGCCTGCTGCTCGGCCTGCTCTACCTGATGGCCTTCCTGCTGGGCGCCGCCCAAGTGCTTCGCGACAACACCGCCCAGACGCTGCTGCCGTCGATCGTCAAGAAGGACCGCCTGGAGAAGGCGAACGGCCGCCTTTGGGCCGCCGAGGTCGTCCTCAACAACTTCGTCGGCCCGCCGCTGGCCGGTCTGCTGCTCGGCCTGGCGTTCGCGCTGCCGTTCTTCATCAACGCCGGCACGTTCGGCATCGCCGCGGCGCTGGTGTTCATGCTGGCCGGGCAGTTCGCGCCGAAGGGCAAGGTCAGCAGCGGCCGCATCAACTGGCGGGCGGAGATCGGCGAGGGCGTGCGGTGGCTGTGGGACCACCACCTGCTGCGGTCTCTGGCGTTCCTGCTCGGCGCGGCGAACGGCCTGAACGCCGCCGCGATGGCGGTCTACGTGCTGCTCGCGCAGGAGATCCTCCACCTGAACGCGACGGAGTTCGGCATCATGCTCTCCGGCGTGGCGGTGGGTGCGGTGCTCGGGTCGCTGGTCGCGCACCGGGTCAGCGCCCGGATCGGCCCGGGGCCGTCACTG is from Jiangella alkaliphila and encodes:
- a CDS encoding lasso peptide biosynthesis B2 protein, which translates into the protein MDHHTRVEVISMDERTTVTVVLPHAHVTVDYHTGHTTLAPPHSATNPEMAVVRHPGAGPSWGTQEASVVLLDPAWSPPLWRLAALPAVLMTMGVKAFGRQHRQFSRMVRLACIGRRLPLATDQQARNAVLAVRWLAPAIPVRWACLEQSAAAALLLALLGRRTEWRHGVAVDPVRMHAWITDRAGRPIEEPAGISSYVQTWTPDGAASDDPGIGPPLA
- a CDS encoding GNAT family N-acetyltransferase — protein: MNSPHVLLSGSRLGLALPRRELLPEYHRWENDPRTILGYGNQFPQSWEVRDAGWERQRSNHHYPQFEVVRLDDLTAVGMTTLDVNQYVRTAEFTVVLAPEARGQGFAAEATRLTLDWAFHLGALRMVWLKVLEPNRAGIAAYEQAGFRAAGRLRRAGYWLGAPCDELIMDAVAEEFEGESWVTTAVESPVPPSA
- a CDS encoding TetR/AcrR family transcriptional regulator; the protein is MSTGGAVSPTQLERRQATVHALLTEGRRQFAGDGYAAVSLAGIVDALGLTKGAFYHHFASKAALFRAVVEQVQAQVADRVVAAAEARPDAWGQLTAGCEAFLRAGADPDVQRIMLIDGPAVLGWDDWRALDDASSGRHLRDALQPVIDDGVIAPQPVEPLTHLLSGAMNEAALWLARSDDPHDLDDTVAALLSLLDALRLR
- a CDS encoding VOC family protein encodes the protein MTITGYYPVLGSTDVAAARDFYVEHFGFTLTFEADWYVSLRHPSAEHIELALVDHRHPTIPDGFRQPARGLLLNVEVPDVDAWHERLVAAGLRVALDLRNEAFGQRHFIVEAPDGVLVDVITPIEPTSEYAGQYVS
- a CDS encoding ArsR/SmtB family transcription factor, with product MADQSATPDYELAEQLELTEPAQYRALFDATRMKIVHLLLERAATTSELAVALDKPKGTVGHHLKVLEYAGLVHVVRTKQVRAIEARYYGRTARVFLYHDWDRSSFDGIGLEPKGLLAEATAEITQIPEAYQDLPMLTNSRYARIPAERAEEWRQRLIELLDEFVRQPRGGEVTYGLLVGIYPTGRGHLPDPGDDEKDVAE
- a CDS encoding MFS transporter, which gives rise to MTTTTDEKSTGLGRNYWKLWSASVVSNLGDGLSAVAIPWLATAVTRDPLQIALVTLSTYLPWLLFSLPAGVISDRLDRRKLVAVMDVARFAVMGAFAFVVLAWQSDLSTPDQIADGTAQPPGNAGLLLGLLYLMAFLLGAAQVLRDNTAQTLLPSIVKKDRLEKANGRLWAAEVVLNNFVGPPLAGLLLGLAFALPFFINAGTFGIAAALVFMLAGQFAPKGKVSSGRINWRAEIGEGVRWLWDHHLLRSLAFLLGAANGLNAAAMAVYVLLAQEILHLNATEFGIMLSGVAVGAVLGSLVAHRVSARIGPGPSLIVSLVVLGGTLGAIGLLSSPVIVYVVFVFEGFFTVLWNVITVSMRQTIIPDHLLGRVNSVYRFFGWGALSVGTLLGGVLVVAGDVWLSREWALRLPFLVAAALHVVMVIYALPRLTTSRIEAARTAAEAEPNADREV